CATTCTTTTTAGATAAAGGCTTATGTTTTCTTGCGAAGTTTTTTCAAAATACTCTTGATAGGTAATCATTTGTAATCTCTTTCATAAAAGTATTTAGTCGCCTCAAAAAAACCTTCTACACTACCACAATCAAATCTAAGACCACTAAATACTAATCCTATACATCTACCTTCTTTTGCTTGAGTATTAAGAGCATCAGTAATTTGAATTTCTCCACCACGACCAGGTTTGGTATTATCTAAAATATCAAAAATATCAGGGGTTAGAATATATCTTCCAATAATTGCTAGATTTGTTTTTGCGTCTTTTGGGTCTGGTTTTTCAACCATATCTGTGATTTTGTAAATATTATCTTCTAATTTTACGCCTTCAATAATCCCATATTTTTTAGTATCTTTATTTGGAACCTCCATAAGTGCAACAATACTGCAACGATATTTTTCATATGCTTTTACCATTTGGCTCATTACACCACAAGCATCATTTACACACAAGTCATCTGCTAAAATTACCCCAAAAGGTTCATTACTAACCATATTTTTAGCACAATTTATAGCATCGCCTAATCCATTCATTTTTCTTTGTCTAGTAAATGTGAAGTTACATACTTCCATTTGCCTACGAACATCATCAAGTAATTTTTCTTTTTCACTGCCTTTTATTGCGTCTTCAATCTCATAAGATATATCAAAATAATCTTCTAAAGCTCTTTTTGTTCTGCCTGTAATAATACCTATATTTGTAAGTCCTGCTTCAATAGCTTCTTCCATAGCATAGTGGATTAATGGCTTATCTAAAATAGGTAGCATTTCTTTAGGTAAAGTTTTTGTTGCAGGTAAAAATCTAGTTCCATAACCTGCTGCTGGAAATATGCAAGTTTTTATCATCTTTCTTCCTTTTTAAAATTGTTGATATTTTTTAAAACCTAGTTTTTTCTTTATTTTACGTCTTAAATATTTTTCTATTGTTTTTAAATAATTTGCTTTTTTATCAAATGATAGATTACGTTCTAATATAAAATCATTTATATAATCTATTTTTTTTTCAGCTAATAACTCATTGGTTGTTCTTAGTGGTATAAAGTTAAATTTATTAATTAAGGATAAATCATATTTAGAATTATGCAATTCATCCATAAAGTTTGTTATATTATTATTTTTATAAACTGTATTGCATATATTGCTATTTTCAATATAAATCATTTGTTCTTGATTGTTGTTTAATGCAAAATCCATACCAATAAAATATATATTTTTGTACCCTAGCGATTTTCCAAGCAACATTAATAAAACTCCAGAAGTTGGTCTTAAGTTATCAAATTCGTCAAATAAGCATACATCTTTTAGAATTTGCTTATCTAAAATATCTTTTAATATATATACAAAAGGCATTTTGCTTTTAAACTTGTTTAAACAAAAATTGGTATCCCAATTATTATTTATATAGTTTAAACATATGTTTTCGATTTTGTATTCATTTCTTTTAATAATTTCATGAATTGTTCTTATTTGGTGATGAATAACTATTGGATTAAACATTACTAATTTTATATTTTTTCCAATATAATATCTATCTTCGCAATAGAATTGATTACATCTAAAAACATCAAAATCATTGGGTAATGAATTTAAGTCTATGTTTTTGAGGCTAGGTCCATTTCCCGCTACAATTAAATTATCGCTGTCTCTTTTAAAATCAATCATAAATTAAATCCTTTTATAATCTATGATATATTATAATATCTAAAATAAAAATAAAAGGTTTAAAATGCAAATTTTAAATAGAATTATAGATACAAATCATCCAGCTCTAATTATTGCGGAAATTGGTATTAATCATGGTGGTAGTTTAGAAGTAGCTAAACAAATGGTAGATGCGGCTCATCGTGCAGGAATTGAAGTTGTAAAACATCAAACCCATATAGTAGAAGATGAGATGAGTAAAGAAGCTAAGAAGGTAATTCCAGGAAACTCAAACGATAGCATATATGATATTATGGCTAGATGTGCCTTAAATGAAGTTGATGAACTAGAGCTTAAAAAATATGTAGAAAGTAAAGGTATGATTTTTATATCAACCCCATTTAGCCGTGCAGCAGCTCTTAGATTAGAGAGTTTTGGAGTAAGTGCATATAAAATAGGTTCTGGCGAGATGAATAATTACCCACTTTTAAAATTAATTGCTAGCTTTCATAAACCGACAATTATATCAACAGGCATGAATGATATAGCTTCTATTAAAAAAGCTGTGAAGATTTTTAAAGATGAGAATACCCCTATTGCATTACTTCATACTACAAATCTTTATCCAACACCACCACAGTTAGTAAGGCTTGGGGCTATGCAAGAGATGATGAGAGAATTCCCTGATTTAGAAATTGGACTTAGCGATCATACTTTAAACAATAACTCATCAATTGCAGCTATTGCTTTAGGGGCAACAATAATTGAAAGACATTTTACCGATCATAAAAATAGAGTTGGAGAAGATATAGTTTGTTCTATGGATGAAAATGAAGCAAGAGAGCTTGTAAATGCTGCAAAAGAACTTCATCAAATGAAAGGTGGCAAAAAAGAAGCAGCTAAAGAAGAAAAAGTTACCATTGATTTTGCGTTTGCAACTTGCGTAAGTATAAAGCCTATTAAAAAAGGAGAAGTGTTTAGCGTAGATAATCTTTGGGTAAAACGCCCTGGAACAGGTGAGATACTAGCTGAGTATTATGAGAGTTTATTGGGTAAAAAAGCAAAATGTGATATAGAAAACGACACTCATATAACTTGGGATATGATAAATGAGTAAAAAAATACTTTTTGTAAGTGGAACTAGAGCTGATTGGGGAAAGATTAAACCACTTATAAAAGAGATTGATAAGTGCTATGACTTTTCTTATATGATTTATGCTTGCGGTATGCATTTACTAGAGCAATTTGGAAGCACTTATAAAGAGATTATTAAAGACGGATTTTCAAATTTATATTTAGCAAAAAAATATGAAACAAATAAAACTGATATTAATTTATCCCATTTTATAAGTGATTTTAGCGAGTTTGTAAGTTCGTATAAACCTGACATGATAGTAATTCACGGGGATAGACCAGAGGCGTTAGGTGGAGCTATTGTTGGGGCATTTAATAATATTTTAGTAGCACATATTGAAGGTGGAGAAAAAAGTGGCACTATAGATGATAGTATAAGACACTCAGTTACTAAACTATCTCATATACATTTTGTCGCAAATGATGAGGCTAAAGCTAGGCTCATTCAATTAGGAGAAGATGAAAATGCTATTTTTATAATAGGTTCGGCTGATATTGATGTAATGCTAAGCGATGATTTACCAACTTTAGAAGATGTTAAAAAATATTATGGTATAGATTTTAAAGATTATGCAATATTTTCATTTCATCCTGTTACAACTGAAGTTAATTCTATGCAATATCAAGTTGAGAATTTAATTCAACTATTAATTAATAGTAATAAAAACTATATTTGTATATATCCGAATAATGATTTGGGTAGTGATATTATTTTAAATGAATTAAAGAAGTTAAAAACTAATTCAAAATTTAAATTATTTCCATCAATTAAATTTGAAAAATTTTTAACACTTTTAAAATATGCTGAATTTATTATAGGAAATAGTTCAGCTGGTATTAGAGAAGCTAGAGTATATGGGACTTATTGTATAAATATAGGTTCAAGGCAAAATTCAAGAGTAAAAGAAAATATAAAATATATAAAAACATTTAAATCAGATGATATGCAATTACTTGATTTTATTAAAACACATAATTTTAATATAAAAAATAAAGATAATTCTTTTAGTAGTGGAAATTGTGCAGGTGAATTTCTTAAAATTTTAAATAATAAAAAGACTTGGAAAATTAATTTGCAAAAAAGGTTCAATGATTTATGAAGGTTTTAGCAATTATTCCGGCAAGAAGTGGTAGTAAAGGTGTAAAAGACAAAAACATTAGATTAGTAAATAAAATTCCTTTAATGGCATATACGATCAGTGCAGCTATTAAATCTGAAATTTTTGATGAAATAATGGTGTCTACTGATAGTATAGAATATGCGAGTATTGCTAAAAAATATGGTGCAAGTGTGCCGTTTTTGCGTAATGAGAAGACAAGTAGCGATACAGCTAAAACTTTAGATTGTGTTTTAGAGGTTTTAGATGAATATAGAAAAATAGGTAAAATATTTAATGTTTTAATAATTTTACAACCAACTTCACCGCTTAGAGATGCCGAAGATATCAGAGGTGCATATGAGACTTTTTTAAAACATAAAAAAAGTGTAGCTAGTGTATGTGAAGGTGATAATGTTGTTTTATTAAGAACTATTAGTGAAGGTATATTGGAAAAAATAGTAGAGCAAAATAGCACAATAAGACGTCAAGATTTTAAGAAAAACTATAAAATTAATGGAGCTATTTATATAAATTATATTAAAGACTTAGATGAGAATACAAGTTTTAATGATAACGAAATAGCTTTTATTATGGAAAAATCTCATTCACTTGATATAGATACTGAGTGGGATTTAAAAATTTTTGAGCATTTGTTGTAAAATATGTTTTGAGCAAATTTTTAGGTATATTCTAAAAGTATTTATATTTTTTAGTTTGTGTGTATTGTAAAACCGAAATAAATATAAGAAATGTAGTTTTTTCATTTTATTTTTATTATATTTTTTTGTGTTGCGTAGTATGTCTGTATATATTTTTACAAATGTTCTATAAAGTCTATAATCAATAAATTGATTATAATTATTTTTTATAAATTTTAAAAGAATTTTAATATCTTTTAGATTCTCATTCATTCTATAGTTTGAATTATCAATTGTTATGCTTGTTTCGTTTTTGTAGTATTTATAAAATGTCGCATTTGTAAAACTAATATATCTTAAATCACTTAATATTATCGCAACTGATAGTATTCCATCATCTAACATACATACTGATTTTATTTGTTGATTTAAAAGCATTGCCCTAGCTTGGAATAAAACGTTTTTTCTAAAAAATTTTGCACAAAGTTGCCAGCTATCTAAATTTGATTTATATGTTTTTGGTTTTAGGATTTGGTTTTTTATAATTTTAAACTTTTTATGATTGTTATATATTGTGCATAGACCACCTATAGCAATATCTATATTTTGAGACATAAGTTTAACCACTTCTTCGCAAGCATTTAATTCTAATTCATCATCAGGATCCAAGAATGTTACAATATCACCAGTAGAATATTTTATTCCCTCTAGTTTTGCGTAGAGTGTTTTTAAATTTGAATGATTTTGTATAATTTTTATTCTATTATCTTTTTTCTGTATGTTTTTTGCGATTTTAATGCTGTTATCCCCCCCCATCATCAATTACCAAAATTTCAATATTTTTATATGTTTGATTTAGGCAACTATTTAGTGCACGAAGTATATATTTTTCTTTATTGTATGTTGCCATAATTATTGATATTTTCATTTTTTCCTTACATTAACGTATATTTGCTACGAAAAGCTTTTCTATTTTGTTTTGAGTAAATAAACAACGTGATAAACCTAACAAAAATTTTAGGCAATTTAATGCTTGTCTTATATTCTATAAAGGTATCTAAAAACTCTTCATATGCAAGCGATCTTCTTGCATAAGTCCACCAAATTTGCCCCCCCCCATAAATTTGAGAGTGGTTTTGTATAAGACCACCTGTTTTTACATTTTGAAAAGGTTTTGTGCCTACATAATGTATTAAGCTTGGTTTGTCACCTATTTTTGATATATAATCCTTGTCAGGGTTTTGAAAGTAATCTATATTTAGACAATTCCATTTTAGGTCAAGTTGTTTTATAAGTGTTTTATTTTCTAGAGCTATTAGGTTAAGCATTATTTCATCGTTTATTGTTTTACATTCTTTGTATTTTTCATTTACATCTAACGCTAGTTTTGACAGGTTCATATTTCTACATTTATCTATATTAAAAATCATTACTCCAGCATTAAACCATGAATTTATTTGAAATGGTGTGATTTTTGATACTCTTTTCATATAACATGAATATTTGTTATCTACGCAAGCAGCAAATAAATAATTATCATCGCATTTTTTATATAACTTGCTTATATCATCTAGCACTACTGTATCAGCATCTAAATATATAATATGTTGAAAATTAGTAAATATATCACTTATAAATAATCTATAATAAGTGCTTAAACTAGAATCGCCACAGTACTCATTACAATCTTTAAGTTTTTCTTTTAAATTATTATCTAATGAAATAAATCTTATTGAAATATTTTCTTTCTCATAAAAAGCTTTTATAGTTCTTTTTTTGATTTCATTTCTACTATCATTTAAAATTAATATGTCGTATTGATTATCGTGATTTAGGTTATCTATAATGCTTTGTAATGATACAATCATTTGATTTAAAAATGTTTCGTTTATTGCAAAACAGATTCCTATTTTATGCTGAAATAAAGGTTTCATTAAC
This is a stretch of genomic DNA from Campylobacter sp. RM12651. It encodes these proteins:
- a CDS encoding alpha-2,3-sialyltransferase; protein product: MIDFKRDSDNLIVAGNGPSLKNIDLNSLPNDFDVFRCNQFYCEDRYYIGKNIKLVMFNPIVIHHQIRTIHEIIKRNEYKIENICLNYINNNWDTNFCLNKFKSKMPFVYILKDILDKQILKDVCLFDEFDNLRPTSGVLLMLLGKSLGYKNIYFIGMDFALNNNQEQMIYIENSNICNTVYKNNNITNFMDELHNSKYDLSLINKFNFIPLRTTNELLAEKKIDYINDFILERNLSFDKKANYLKTIEKYLRRKIKKKLGFKKYQQF
- a CDS encoding N-acetylneuraminate synthase family protein; this translates as MQILNRIIDTNHPALIIAEIGINHGGSLEVAKQMVDAAHRAGIEVVKHQTHIVEDEMSKEAKKVIPGNSNDSIYDIMARCALNEVDELELKKYVESKGMIFISTPFSRAAALRLESFGVSAYKIGSGEMNNYPLLKLIASFHKPTIISTGMNDIASIKKAVKIFKDENTPIALLHTTNLYPTPPQLVRLGAMQEMMREFPDLEIGLSDHTLNNNSSIAAIALGATIIERHFTDHKNRVGEDIVCSMDENEARELVNAAKELHQMKGGKKEAAKEEKVTIDFAFATCVSIKPIKKGEVFSVDNLWVKRPGTGEILAEYYESLLGKKAKCDIENDTHITWDMINE
- a CDS encoding acylneuraminate cytidylyltransferase family protein, producing MKVLAIIPARSGSKGVKDKNIRLVNKIPLMAYTISAAIKSEIFDEIMVSTDSIEYASIAKKYGASVPFLRNEKTSSDTAKTLDCVLEVLDEYRKIGKIFNVLIILQPTSPLRDAEDIRGAYETFLKHKKSVASVCEGDNVVLLRTISEGILEKIVEQNSTIRRQDFKKNYKINGAIYINYIKDLDENTSFNDNEIAFIMEKSHSLDIDTEWDLKIFEHLL
- the galU gene encoding UTP--glucose-1-phosphate uridylyltransferase GalU yields the protein MIKTCIFPAAGYGTRFLPATKTLPKEMLPILDKPLIHYAMEEAIEAGLTNIGIITGRTKRALEDYFDISYEIEDAIKGSEKEKLLDDVRRQMEVCNFTFTRQRKMNGLGDAINCAKNMVSNEPFGVILADDLCVNDACGVMSQMVKAYEKYRCSIVALMEVPNKDTKKYGIIEGVKLEDNIYKITDMVEKPDPKDAKTNLAIIGRYILTPDIFDILDNTKPGRGGEIQITDALNTQAKEGRCIGLVFSGLRFDCGSVEGFFEATKYFYERDYK
- a CDS encoding glycosyltransferase family 8 protein → MKPLFQHKIGICFAINETFLNQMIVSLQSIIDNLNHDNQYDILILNDSRNEIKKRTIKAFYEKENISIRFISLDNNLKEKLKDCNEYCGDSSLSTYYRLFISDIFTNFQHIIYLDADTVVLDDISKLYKKCDDNYLFAACVDNKYSCYMKRVSKITPFQINSWFNAGVMIFNIDKCRNMNLSKLALDVNEKYKECKTINDEIMLNLIALENKTLIKQLDLKWNCLNIDYFQNPDKDYISKIGDKPSLIHYVGTKPFQNVKTGGLIQNHSQIYGGGQIWWTYARRSLAYEEFLDTFIEYKTSIKLPKIFVRFITLFIYSKQNRKAFRSKYTLM
- the neuC gene encoding UDP-N-acetylglucosamine 2-epimerase, giving the protein MSKKILFVSGTRADWGKIKPLIKEIDKCYDFSYMIYACGMHLLEQFGSTYKEIIKDGFSNLYLAKKYETNKTDINLSHFISDFSEFVSSYKPDMIVIHGDRPEALGGAIVGAFNNILVAHIEGGEKSGTIDDSIRHSVTKLSHIHFVANDEAKARLIQLGEDENAIFIIGSADIDVMLSDDLPTLEDVKKYYGIDFKDYAIFSFHPVTTEVNSMQYQVENLIQLLINSNKNYICIYPNNDLGSDIILNELKKLKTNSKFKLFPSIKFEKFLTLLKYAEFIIGNSSAGIREARVYGTYCINIGSRQNSRVKENIKYIKTFKSDDMQLLDFIKTHNFNIKNKDNSFSSGNCAGEFLKILNNKKTWKINLQKRFNDL
- a CDS encoding glycosyltransferase, with protein sequence MKISIIMATYNKEKYILRALNSCLNQTYKNIEILVIDDGGG
- a CDS encoding glycosyltransferase; the protein is MGGDNSIKIAKNIQKKDNRIKIIQNHSNLKTLYAKLEGIKYSTGDIVTFLDPDDELELNACEEVVKLMSQNIDIAIGGLCTIYNNHKKFKIIKNQILKPKTYKSNLDSWQLCAKFFRKNVLFQARAMLLNQQIKSVCMLDDGILSVAIILSDLRYISFTNATFYKYYKNETSITIDNSNYRMNENLKDIKILLKFIKNNYNQFIDYRLYRTFVKIYTDILRNTKKYNKNKMKKLHFLYLFRFYNTHKLKNINTFRIYLKICSKHILQQMLKNF